The Medicago truncatula cultivar Jemalong A17 chromosome 4, MtrunA17r5.0-ANR, whole genome shotgun sequence genome includes a region encoding these proteins:
- the LOC25492681 gene encoding protein JINGUBANG — translation MTNTKGVTMLVERNTNNNNSTNKIHRPKFGAFLHSEPSLFHTTNNDDDQGRISSASAASPRTYFGDSSSSNNASPNYMLSPLNQQTSSPLNKSPWLMPSSEAINLFQYHHSHRHDNNYNDSYFPENGLIGSLAREEGHIYSLAVSGDMLYTGTDSKNIRVWKELKDYTGFKSSSGLVKSIVISEGNIFTGHQDGKIRVWKISSKNSRNHKRIGSLPTFKDYVKSSMNPKNYVEVRRRRNTVKVKHFDAVSSLSLDQEEGLLYSGSWDKTLKVWRVTDFKCMESIIAHDDAVNAVVAAFQTYVFTGSADGTVKMWRRDTDGKGKKTKHVLERILLKQENAVTALTVNDSSTIIYCGSSDGLVNFWEHQQKNNLTHGGVLKGHKLAVLCLAAAGNLVFSGSADKNVCVWRRDERGAHICLSVLTGHTGPVKCIAVEEHEEEEDDRDDQRWIVYTGSLDKSVKVWRVSEHAPELRLMQGWNSPIAPGLNYSSPGTINVSNNSNRRQLQK, via the coding sequence ATGACAAACACAAAAGGTGTAACCATGTTAGTAGAGAGAAACACCAATAATAACAATAGCACCAATAAAATACATAGACCAAAATTTGGTGCTTTTCTACACTCCGAACCCTCGTTATTTCACACCACCAACAACGACGATGATCAAGGCCGTATCAGCAGTGCCTCGGCCGCGAGTCCCCGAACATACTTCGGCGACAGCAGCAGCAGTAATAATGCTTCTCCTAATTACATGTTATCTCCATTGAACCAACAAACTTCTTCTCCTCTCAACAAATCACCATGGTTAATGccatcatcagaagcaatcaaccTCTTCCAATACCACCACAGCCACCGCCACGACAACAATTACAACGACAGCTATTTCCCGGAAAATGGCCTCATCGGGTCACTAGCTCGCGAAGAAGGTCACATCTACTCCTTAGCCGTTTCCGGTGACATGTTATACACCGGTACCGATAGCAAAAACATAAGGGTGTGGAAAGAACTTAAAGATTATACCGGTTTTAAATCAAGTAGTGGTTTGGTCAAATCCATTGTTATATCCGAAGGAAACATCTTCACCGGTCATCAAGATGGAAAAATCAGGGTTTggaaaatttcttcaaaaaattctAGAAATCATAAGCGTATTGGAAGCTTACCAACTTTCAAAGACTATGTCAAAAGCTCGATGAATCCAAAGAACTACGTAGAAGTCCGGCGACGGAGAAACACCGTGAAGGTGAAGCATTTCGACGCTGTTTCGAGTCTGAGTTTGGATCAAGAAGAAGGGTTGTTGTATTCAGGTTCGTGGGATAAAACTCTCAAAGTTTGGCGCGTTACGGATTTCAAGTGTATGGAATCGATTATAGCTCATGATGATGCAGTGAACGCTGTGGTTGCAGCATTTCAAACCTATGTTTTCACCGGCTCAGCCGATGGAACGGTGAAGATGTGGAGGAGAGACACCGACGGAAAAGGGAAGAAAACGAAGCATGTTTTGGAGAGGATTTTGTTGAAACAAGAAAACGCTGTGACGGCTTTGACGGTTAACGATTCATCAACGATTATTTATTGCGGTTCTTCTGATGGATTGGTTAACTTTTGGGAGCATCAACAGAAGAATAACCTCACTCACGGTGGCGTTTTAAAGGGACACAAACTCGCAGTCCTATGTCTAGCCGCTGCAGGGAACCTTGTTTTCAGTGGTTCCGCCGATAAGAATGTTTGCGTGTGGAGGCGCGACGAGAGAGGGGCTCACATTTGTCTTTCCGTTTTGACGGGACACACTGGTCCCGTCAAATGCATTGCCGTTGAAGAACACGAGGAGGAGGAGGACGATCGCGATGATCAACGGTGGATAGTTTATACCGGTAGTTTGGATAAGTCTGTTAAGGTCTGGCGCGTGTCTGAACACGCGCCAGAGTTGAGATTGATGCAAGGTTGGAATTCTCCAATTGCACCGGGATTGAATTATTCTTCCCCAGGAACAATCAATGTCAGCAACAATAGTAATAGAAGGCAGttgcaaaaatga